The proteins below come from a single Afipia felis ATCC 53690 genomic window:
- a CDS encoding tyrosine phosphatase family protein produces MIHVCSLAELHPTVAAVGASHIITVLGKVERAVTPVSVLDANHLRVSMDDITEAADGFTPPAAAHINTTLDFVRRWDRRAPLVVHCFAGISRSTATAFMAVCALNPERDENDIANAIRAASPSASPNRLIVQLADRALGREGRMIRAVERIGPGAAVLQGRPFQINLE; encoded by the coding sequence ATGATCCACGTCTGCTCGCTCGCTGAACTTCATCCGACCGTCGCCGCCGTTGGTGCGAGCCATATCATCACCGTGCTAGGCAAGGTCGAGAGAGCGGTGACGCCTGTCTCCGTGCTCGACGCCAACCATTTGCGCGTGTCGATGGACGACATCACTGAGGCCGCCGACGGCTTCACGCCTCCCGCCGCCGCGCATATCAACACCACGCTCGATTTCGTGCGGCGCTGGGATCGCCGCGCACCACTTGTCGTCCATTGCTTCGCCGGGATCAGCCGATCGACCGCCACCGCATTCATGGCTGTCTGCGCCCTCAATCCCGAGCGCGACGAAAACGATATCGCGAACGCCATTCGCGCCGCCTCTCCGAGCGCCAGCCCAAACAGGCTGATCGTCCAGCTCGCCGATCGCGCGCTCGGACGCGAGGGCCGCATGATTCGCGCCGTCGAGCGCATTGGCCCTGGCGCCGCCGTGCTCCAAGGCCGCCCATTCCAGATTAATCTTGAGTGA
- a CDS encoding DNA-3-methyladenine glycosylase I gives MNAAQTKAAKVSRCAWPGEDPLYVAYHDEEWGVPEYDDRALFEKLLLDGFQAGLSWITILRKRDNFRRAFDNFDPKKIARYDAKKIAALMNDAGIVRNRAKIEGAVKSAQAYLVIMDEGPGFSKLLWSFVDGEPKVNRFRSRGQVPTSTPESIAMSKELVKRGFKFVGPTIVYAFMQATGMVNDHMVTCHCHATCGKPKRARKTK, from the coding sequence ATGAACGCCGCACAAACGAAGGCAGCCAAGGTTTCACGCTGCGCGTGGCCGGGCGAAGATCCTCTCTATGTCGCCTATCACGACGAGGAATGGGGCGTGCCGGAATATGACGACCGCGCGCTGTTCGAGAAACTGCTCCTTGATGGCTTCCAGGCCGGACTGTCGTGGATCACCATTCTGCGCAAGCGCGACAATTTCCGCAGAGCCTTCGACAATTTCGATCCCAAAAAAATCGCACGTTACGACGCGAAGAAAATCGCCGCGCTGATGAACGACGCGGGCATCGTACGCAATCGCGCGAAAATCGAAGGCGCGGTGAAAAGCGCGCAGGCATACCTCGTCATCATGGACGAAGGCCCCGGCTTCTCCAAGCTGCTGTGGAGCTTCGTCGACGGCGAGCCGAAGGTGAACCGTTTCCGCAGCAGAGGTCAGGTGCCGACATCGACTCCGGAATCGATTGCGATGTCAAAGGAACTCGTGAAGCGCGGCTTCAAGTTCGTGGGTCCCACCATTGTCTATGCCTTCATGCAGGCTACCGGCATGGTCAACGATCACATGGTCACGTGCCATTGCCACGCAACCTGCGGCAAGCCCAAACGCGCGCGCAAGACCAAATGA
- a CDS encoding YgfZ/GcvT domain-containing protein, whose amino-acid sequence MKSAFLTDRGVVKVSGEDARHFLNGLVTTNVDLIQPGLGRFGALLTPQGKIIADFLVTEVPAGHGGGFLLDCPKSLAQPLAARLGIYKLRAKVAIENLSDAFGVLAVWDGQPQMTPDLAFPDPRNEALGWRVLVPAELADKAATAIGAEMVDESEYEAHRIRCGAPRGGIDFAYSDAFPHDANMDRLHGVDFDKGCYIGQEVVSRMQHRGTARTRIVRVGLDGSVAAGTPVTAGDKTLGTLGSSAGERGLALLRIDRVADAVEAGTPVLAAGHPLSFVVPQDIQPPKKASA is encoded by the coding sequence ATGAAATCCGCATTTCTCACCGATCGGGGCGTAGTCAAAGTCAGCGGCGAAGATGCCCGCCACTTTCTCAACGGCCTTGTCACCACCAATGTTGACCTGATCCAGCCGGGTCTCGGGCGTTTCGGCGCGCTGCTGACGCCGCAAGGCAAGATCATCGCCGATTTTCTGGTCACCGAAGTACCAGCGGGTCACGGCGGCGGCTTTCTGCTCGATTGCCCGAAATCGCTGGCGCAACCGCTCGCCGCGCGCCTTGGCATCTACAAGCTGCGCGCCAAGGTCGCGATCGAGAACCTGTCGGATGCTTTCGGTGTGCTCGCGGTCTGGGACGGACAGCCGCAGATGACGCCTGACCTCGCCTTTCCCGATCCGCGTAACGAGGCGCTCGGCTGGCGCGTGCTGGTGCCCGCGGAGTTGGCGGACAAAGCCGCCACCGCGATCGGCGCGGAGATGGTCGACGAAAGCGAGTACGAAGCGCATCGCATCAGATGCGGCGCGCCGCGTGGAGGCATCGACTTCGCCTATAGCGACGCCTTCCCGCACGATGCCAACATGGACCGGCTGCATGGCGTCGATTTCGACAAGGGCTGCTATATCGGCCAGGAAGTCGTCTCCCGCATGCAACATCGCGGCACCGCGCGCACCCGGATCGTCCGCGTCGGACTCGACGGGTCTGTTGCGGCGGGAACGCCGGTGACGGCGGGCGACAAAACGCTGGGTACGCTTGGTTCATCCGCGGGCGAACGCGGTCTCGCGCTGTTGCGCATCGATCGTGTCGCCGATGCGGTGGAGGCAGGCACGCCCGTTCTTGCGGCCGGTCATCCGCTCTCCTTCGTCGTGCCGCAGGACATCCAGCCGCCGAAGAAGGCCTCCGCATGA
- a CDS encoding YfbR-like 5'-deoxynucleotidase codes for MTAKHPPAKPAARAWQRMLSGRRLDLLDPSPLDVEVTDVAHGLARVARWNGQTHGAHIFSVAQHTLLVEEVLRTRSPRIDRRVRLAAMLHDAPEYVIGDMISPFKAVIGGSYKAVEKRLLAAIHLHFGLPAVLPADIEALIKTADMGAAYLEATSLAGFSQAEAKRLFGRDPKLTPATIENYLTPWSATKAERQFLARCQSLMA; via the coding sequence ATGACCGCGAAACATCCCCCCGCAAAACCCGCCGCCCGCGCGTGGCAACGCATGCTGTCGGGACGGCGGCTCGATCTGCTCGATCCCTCGCCGCTGGATGTTGAGGTCACCGACGTCGCGCATGGCCTCGCCCGCGTCGCGCGCTGGAACGGGCAAACTCATGGCGCGCATATCTTCTCGGTTGCACAGCACACGCTGCTGGTCGAGGAAGTACTGCGCACACGTTCACCGCGCATCGACCGCCGCGTGCGGCTTGCGGCGATGCTGCACGACGCGCCCGAATACGTGATCGGCGACATGATCTCGCCGTTCAAGGCGGTGATCGGCGGCTCTTACAAGGCGGTAGAGAAGCGGCTGCTCGCGGCGATCCATCTGCATTTCGGCCTGCCCGCTGTCCTGCCCGCGGACATCGAGGCTCTCATCAAGACCGCTGACATGGGTGCAGCCTATCTCGAGGCGACCTCGCTTGCGGGTTTCAGCCAGGCCGAGGCAAAGCGCCTGTTTGGCCGCGATCCCAAGCTCACCCCCGCGACCATCGAGAATTATCTCACGCCGTGGTCCGCCACCAAGGCGGAAAGGCAGTTTCTCGCGCGCTGCCAGTCGCTGATGGCATAA